The nucleotide sequence TCTTGCCCGAGGCGCGAAGCGAAACAAAGGCGGTGTTCCCTTTCACGCCGATGGCATCCGGCTGGTCGTTGGCGGGACCCGGCGTTGGGTCGAGAACTAGGATGTCGGCGACGCTTACTTGTTCACCCCGAAGGTCGATCAGCACCAGCTCGTCACCGCGCGGAACGGTCCCGAAGCCCAGCTTTTCGTTAGGGCTCATGTTGAAGCTATGCCAGTCGGGCGCCGGAAGCCTACCGGCGTCTGCGAGCGTTTCGGTGTCGGTGTCGAGCCGATAGATATGGCCCCCAGTGCTTCCGCCGGCCGCAATCGTCACAGTCTTGCCGTTCTTCGACTTGATCATGCCGCACGCGATGAAGCCGTCAGTATCGAAGGTGCGCACAACGCTCATGCTGCCCACGTCGACGATCGCCAGGCCGCTGGGAAGCAACGAGACGTAGGCATGCTTGCCGTCGTCGCGATACACGCTGCAAATCGGAGCCTTCCCCAGCGACGCGAACGAGAGGGAACCGACGACATCCCAGCGTTGGGTGGCCAGGTTCGCGGCGACCTTGAAGAGGGTTTTGGAGCCAATCTGCGCCACGAGCAGGACCGAACCGTCCGGTGAGGATTTCGCCTGGTGGGTCCCTACTTGTCCCAGGTGCAGGACATCGACGAGCTGTCGGCTGTCAGCCTGGACGATGTCGAGGTCGCCGTTGCCCATCCCGGAGATGTAGGCAAAGGCGCCCTGGGGCGAGAAGGTCGTGATGTGCGGACCGGTCCCGGCCGGAAGGTTGATCGTCTCCATTGGCCCTCGGCCGTCCTGGCCGTGAAGGATATCGATGCGACTGGTTGCCTGGAGTGTGATCCAGACCTCGCCGCTCTCCGATAGGACAGTTGGTGTTTGGGCTGGCCGGACTACGGTCGCCGCCTGCTTCACTGACGCCGGCCCCTCCGCCGGCGTAGTCGCCGACACTGGAGTCCCACACGCGGCTAGGCTGGCGAGCAAGGTCAGGCTAACAAGCGGCCAAAAGGTCGAGCGACATGATCGCGGAAGCGGCATCATGATCCTCATGTCTTTCCTCCGTCGGGGTTTTCCGGCTCGCCGCCACCGTAGGGGGAAAACGGCCGCCACGCATCCGCAGAAATACAGGCTCCGGTACCCATTTCGGTACCCAATTCCCATCGGGACCTGAGGAGAACGGAGTGCCGGCCAGGCAGGAGTCCACGCTGACACCTCGCGAGCGGGAGGTCGCCGCTCTCGTAGCCGACGGGCTGACGAACCGCCAGATAGCCAGGCGCCTCTTCATTTCGGAGCGGACGGCCGAGCACCACGTTGAGCAGATCCGAAGCAAGCTCGGCTTCCATTCCCGGGCTCAGGTTGCCGCATGGGTCGTGGGATCGCCGGCGCCTCTCGCGCCCGCCCCAACGGCCGCGGCGTCTGTGCCAGTCGATGCCTCGTCGAGCCGAGAGTCCACTGCAACTGGAAAGGCCCCTCGATCGCGCTGGGTGACCGCCGTCCCGGTCGCCATGTTGGTGGCTGCCGGCGCTGCGGCCTTCGCCTTCTGGGCGTCGCGGCAGGGAGGGTCAGCCATGACCATCGTCACGGTGGCCGGCACCGGTCGATCGACGTTCTCGGCGGACGGCCGGCCCGCAACAGCGACGGATCTCGTCCGCCCGGCGGCGATGGCGGTTGCTCCGAACGGCACGCTCTACTTCATCGACGGCAATCGAGTCAGGAAGATCACTGGACGAGACACGGTGCAGACCATTGCGGGCACGGGTGATTCCGGGGATGGCGGTGATGGGGGGCCAGCCCTGTCGGCTCAACTCAACTCGCCAAAAGCGCTGGCCATCGATCCCGACGGAGATGTTTTCATCGCGGATACCGGGAACAATCGGGTTCGTGAGGTTGATCCCAAGGGGAAAATCTTCACGGTAGCCGGCACAGGCGATGCCGGCTATTCCGGTGATGGCGAACGAGCGGTCCGGGCTCGCCTGAACGCCCCGACGGGACTGGCCGTCGGCTTTAGTGGCAGCGTATTTATCGCCGACACGCTGAATCATCGTGTGCGAATGGTCACGAGCGAGGGCGTGATCAGCACGGTGGCGGGAACCGGAACCGCCGCGTATACGTTCGAAGGTGGTCCCGCCACCGCGGCACCCCTCGACTTACCTGAGGCACTTGCCTTCGACAGCGAAGGGTATCTCTACATCGAGGACGTTGGCAACGATCGGGTGCGGAAGGTCGATCTCGCCGGCGAGATCGTCACCGTCGCCGGAACTGGTGTTCCGGGCTCTTCCGGCGACGGTCAATCGGCTTCAGCCGCTGAGCTGAGTCTGACGAGCCAAGGGTTGGGAAGTGGTCAGGCGCTGGCCGTTGATAGCCAGGGCAACCTTTATATAGCGGATGCCGGCAACGAGAGGATTCGCGAGGTCGATCTTCGCGGCACAATTTCGAGCCTGGCGGGGACCGGTCGCGCGGGGTACTCGGCGGACGGTAGCGCGCCGCTGCAGGCAACGCTTAACGATCCTCTCAGTGTGGCGGTTGACGCCCAGGGAGTCGTGTACATCGCCGACAGCGAGAACAATTTGATCCGGGAGATTGCTCCCAAACGCTAGGGTGACTGATCCACGGGCGTCTCGAAGGGCTGGCCTGCAGCGGTGACATGAAATGCAAGGAAGGTAGACCGGCCGCTGGCTAGGTTGAAAATCTGTGTCGCCGTCCCGGGCAGCTCGCTTGCCCCGTGGTCGGCGGCAAGCGTGACCGCCGATTTCCCGGCTGCCCGTACCCGGATCGATCCTTCCAGGACAAAGAGGGCCACGATGCCGCCGTATTTTGCCGCGCCCGTTCGTCCGCCCGGCTCCAGAGCGACCCATCGTAGGGTTTCGATGTACGGACTGGGTGAGAACGTGGTCAGAGGAAAGTCCAGCGTTTCGTACGGAACAATGGCGCTCGAGGAGACGAGCGGTGACGACCGAGCGCTCGTCGGCCACAGCGCCACGAAGTACCAGTGGTTCTCCGCCAGTCCCGGGTTGGTATGTGTGTGCGCCAGCGGACCGAGAAAGAAACCCTGCGCCGGTCCAATGTTTACGGTCGGGCCATCCTGGATGGCGAGCACCTGGCTGCCCTCCGCCTGAAAGATGAGACCTGGCACGTGCTTGAGCGAGGGAAAGAAGCTGCCAGCCGGCTGATGGAATTCGATTGCGCGGATGAACAAGTTGCCGGTCGGCAAGGCCGGTAGCGGACCGCCAGCAAGGGGTACAGTCTTGGATCCCTGGGCCTTCGCATCCTGGCTCATCGAGGTCGAGGCGGCCGCGCTGCATGCCGTGGATAGCAGGGCAAGGACGCAAGCGATCCAAAACCGCCGCCCCGGGCACCCTCCCATCCTCGAAGGGTAGGCTAAACCGGTCCCAGACCTGGCCTGCCCTGGGAGACTTCGATGTCTGCGAGCCGGTATCCGAAGCGAACCTGGCCCGTCTGAGTGGGCATTGCGCGGGAAACCTCGTCTCCCGCTCTCTCGTGCATAACTCTTCGAACGCCGCCGCGGCGGTGGAGGTAAACGTGGGGATGCCTCCATCCCACGGGCCATCCCGGTGCTGGAGGGCGAGTAACCGTGCGCCCCAGCCCTCAGTGGCAACGCGGGCACGCCTGGCACAGCCGGGCTGGCCTACGCCACATCTGCCATCTGGTAGCTGAACCGAATTGGTAGGGCGTCGGTGGAACGCCTCCTGGCGTAGACGCTGGTCTCTTTGGCGCAGTCTGTTTGGCGGGCCTCGTTGAGCGCAGCGGTAGGCAGGCACCGCCCGAGTTCCTCTCCGGCGTATCCGCATTGACGGAGGGCCGCCCGCCCGTTAGTCTTCTTCGCGGGTGAGGGGAACAACGACGAGGTCGCTGACGCTCGTGACAGCGAGCGTGATCATGATGGCTTCCCTGGCGCCAGGGGCAGGCATCGCTGCTTTGGCCAGCGACCAGGGGAGCGTGCGCTTCAGCCTCCAGCACCGGGTCGGTTTCGTCTCCGGCGACGACTGGGAACCGGCCATCGCAGCCGACCGGTTTGGCCATGAGTACGTCCTGTACAAGCACTACGACGTCCCGGGCGGCGGCACCTGCCCCGCCTGCGATGTCCACCTCCTTGTACAGCGCAGCAGCAATGGTGGGCGTAGCTGGACCGTGCCCAGGGCCATTGCCCCAGTAGCCGTTGACGGTGGGCAGTACGATCCGCAGATCGCGGTCGACCCCGTGGACGGCCGCACCGTGTGGGCCTCCTTCCTGCAGAACGCCAACTCCGTGATCGGCGTGGTCGAATCCACCGACTTCGGCGAGACCTGGTCCCCCGTTCGGATCGTAAGTGATGGCCTCATCGGGCTGGACAAGGACTCGCTCGTGGTCCGCGGCCGGACCGTGGCGGTGGCGTACGACGACGGCTTCAGCACCTACGCGTCAATCTCGCAAGACGGCGGTCGGCAGTGGACTACCCGCCTGGTTACGCCCGGCAGCAACCGCTTCAACCTGCCGTTGTCGGCAGGCGGCGGAATCGATTCCAAGGGCAATCTGTATTTTGCCTGGAACAGCTTTGACGCAGCCCATTCGGCTAACGGGGACGGACCGGTTACGCTCTGGCTCACCCGCTCCAGCGACGAGGGAAAAACCTGGCAACGAGTCGTGATCGCTGTCAGTGGCGCTCCCCCGCCCTGCAGTGGTTGCGGCTTCGCCTATCTAAGTGCGCAGATGACCATGAGGATCGGGCCCGACGACGCAGTCTATCTCCTCTGGAATGGAACGGTCGACCGCACGGACTTTGCACCCGAGCGCATCTTTTTCAGCCGCTCGGTTGATCACGGCCGAACCTTCTCATCGCGCCGCGAGGTGTCCACTGCTCCGGCTGGGGCAGAACATGCTTTTCCGGCGATCACCGTCGGCGATCGAGCGGGCGACGTACGGTTGGCCTGGATGGACACGCCGCAGGTGGCTGCGGACGGAACCGGCACCTGGAACGTTCGTTACCGGGCCACTGAAGATAATGGGCAGACGCTGGGGCCGGAGGTACGCATCTCCCGATTCGTGCCTGGCTATCCTTATCTCACGCCAGCCGGGTTCACGTCGCCATACGGCGACTACTTTCAGATGGCGATTGATGCAAACGACGCCACCGTGCTGGCGTTTGGCGAAGGCCCGAACTACGCGGGGCCGGGCAACATCTGGGTCTCGCATGAGCTTCAGACCGGCGAACCGGACATAGCCGCCGGGGGCCCGGATGAAAGCTCCGCGGCGACCTGGCAGCGCGCGCTCCACGGAACTACTGAGCGGACGCATGCAGGTGTCGGCGACCGCTAGCTACTCTACGGAGAGTTCGAGACTCGTCTCCCGCTGATCGCGACTATCATTCCCGGATGCCCCGTTCCATGGACGCCCCGCGCCCCCAACTCCATGCCGAGGCGCGCCATCCTGC is from Candidatus Dormiibacterota bacterium and encodes:
- a CDS encoding sialidase family protein, with translation MMASLAPGAGIAALASDQGSVRFSLQHRVGFVSGDDWEPAIAADRFGHEYVLYKHYDVPGGGTCPACDVHLLVQRSSNGGRSWTVPRAIAPVAVDGGQYDPQIAVDPVDGRTVWASFLQNANSVIGVVESTDFGETWSPVRIVSDGLIGLDKDSLVVRGRTVAVAYDDGFSTYASISQDGGRQWTTRLVTPGSNRFNLPLSAGGGIDSKGNLYFAWNSFDAAHSANGDGPVTLWLTRSSDEGKTWQRVVIAVSGAPPPCSGCGFAYLSAQMTMRIGPDDAVYLLWNGTVDRTDFAPERIFFSRSVDHGRTFSSRREVSTAPAGAEHAFPAITVGDRAGDVRLAWMDTPQVAADGTGTWNVRYRATEDNGQTLGPEVRISRFVPGYPYLTPAGFTSPYGDYFQMAIDANDATVLAFGEGPNYAGPGNIWVSHELQTGEPDIAAGGPDESSAATWQRALHGTTERTHAGVGDR